One part of the Magallana gigas chromosome 5, xbMagGiga1.1, whole genome shotgun sequence genome encodes these proteins:
- the LOC117680799 gene encoding alpha-2C adrenergic receptor: protein MNSESNKTIDELTSEALITRIPVRVFIGVIAILGIIGNCHVLFLYYARFKKTTYRCFVLSLAVIDLIGCCVSMPFEIVDESLPYSYSDTMSCKIFRFVNFCVALSCAFTLVLIASERYRKICKPYGIQMTEIRAKKYVVIVIISTVVVSLPVLYIYGTKTIELNEVQTGKECTWGDHMKDRPLFGYAYAGFLTLLIIVCMISLSVIYAIIGYSLKRHERRIRARLDKNHCDSVKLNRSFCSSSDLFKHKFSSQPKHVSRLSHSCEELPDPNTRQQDDISKSLFKRIPKKNFFKSETKTVDIEKKQADVSNVRDQKLGSRNVNGINQHDNDGQKETNQLAENVNRKVTQPEIVPDTCGVKNPREFDLKNLKKMFPVERKEKKITKVLVAITLLFIASFFPYVIIVIVYITNPDYENNMTSSQLTFYLIAFRLYNINNMANPIFYFFFDVKFREEVFSLYRSFWKTEQEKSLKSAT, encoded by the coding sequence ATGAATTCCGAATCGAACAAAACTATTGATGAACTTACTTCAGAGGCTTTGATAACCAGAATCCCGGTTCGAGTCTTTATTGGAGTGATTGCCATTCTTGGTATAATAGGAAATTGCCATGTGTTGTTTCTGTATTATGCGCGTTTTAAAAAGACAACTTACCGGTGTTTCGTGTTGTCACTGGCTGTCATAGATTTGATTGGATGTTGTGTGTCAATGCCATTTGAAATTGTGGACGAGTCCCTGCCTTATAGTTACAGTGATACCATGTCCTGCAAGATATTCCGGTTTGTGAATTTTTGTGTAGCGTTGTCATGTGCTTTCACATTAGTGCTTATAGCTTCAGAACGCTACCGAAAAATCTGCAAGCCTTATGGAATTCAGATGACTGAAATACGAGCCAAGAAATATGTCGTAATTGTTATTATTTCGACAGTTGTGGTGTCTCTCCCAGTACTCTATATATATGGTACGAAAACAATTGAACTTAATGAAGTACAAACGGGGAAGGAATGCACATGGGGTGATCACATGAAGGATCGTCCTCTCTTTGGATACGCGTACGCTGGCTTCCTAACTCTCCTCATCATAGTCTGCATGATTTCTCTCTCTGTTATATACGCTATTATTGGTTATAGCCTAAAGAGACACGAGCGTAGGATAAGAGCAAGACTTGATAAAAATCATTGCGATTCAGTGAAACTAAATCGTTCTTTCTGTTCATCTTCTGACCTctttaaacataaattttcCTCACAGCCTAAACATGTTTCTCGTCTATCTCACAGCTGCGAAGAATTACCCGATCCCAATACACGACAACAAGATGATATCAGTAAAAGTTTGTTCAAGAGAATTccaaagaaaaacttttttaaaagtgaaacaaaaacagttgaTATCGAAAAGAAACAAGCAGATGTTAGTAACGTCAGAGATCAAAAGCTTGGATCGAGAAATGTAAACGGGATAAACCAACACGATAATGATGGTCAAAAAGAAACGAACCAGTTGGCAGAAAACGTTAATAGAAAAGTCACTCAACCGGAAATTGTTCCTGATACATGTGGTGTAAAAAACCCGAGAGAATTCGACCTGaaaaatctgaagaaaatgTTTCCTGTAGAGAGAAAGGAAAAGAAGATTACGAAAGTTCTCGTGGCgatcacattgctgtttattgcAAGTTTCTTTCCATATGTCATCATAGTTATTGTTTATATCACAAATCCTGATTACGAAAACAATATGACGTCATCGCAACTTACTTTCTATTTGATTGCTTTCCGGTTGTACAATATCAATAATATGGCCAAtcccatattttattttttctttgatgtaAAATTTCGGGAAGAGGTTTTTTCTCTATATCGTTCGTTTTGGAAGACGGAACAAGAGAAATCTCTGAAGTCAGCTACGTGA